The DNA sequence GATAATGCAATATTTTTCATTTTTAGACAAATATAACGCAAATATTCATACATACATAATAACATAAATTGTAAACAAATACATCAATTATCGACTTATATTTTATTCAAAAGGCTTAGCTTTAAATAAAGAAAGGCTAAGTTTCTACGATGTTACCGTCTGTGCTGATGATTGTTATGCTCCAGGGTATCATTTTGTTACTGTTTATGAGAGCCTGTTTTACAGCCTGCACAAGTCCTCCACAGCATGGTACTTCCATTCTTAGTACTGTTATACTCTTAATATCATGGTTTTTCAGAATTTCTCCAAGCTTTTCCGAGTAATCAGTAGCGTCAAGTTTAGGACATCCGATAATTGTAATCTTATTTCTCATAAAATCCCTGTGCATATTTGCATAGGCATACGCTGTACAATCAGCAGCAATCAGCAAATGGGCATTATCAAAGTAGGGTGCATTTACAGGAACCAGTCTTATCTGACAAGGCCATTGGCGTAACTGGGATTCATTTTCGAAATCATGCATTCCTGTATCATGTGTCCTGGCATTGAATGAAGAAGTTTTCCTTTCTATTGTTTTTGCATGGGATCCGGGACATCCGCAACCAAGATTATTAATAAAAGGTTTCTCATTAAGGTGAGCATTTGCCGGTCTAACTGAATTATCAGCTGCACTGGTTGTGCCAGTTTCCCTGTCAACAAGA is a window from the Clostridiaceae bacterium genome containing:
- a CDS encoding 4Fe-4S binding protein, producing the protein MKKVIRIDEEKCTGCGTCVNTCHEGALQLVNGKAKLVSESYCDGLGACLPNCPSGALSLVDRETGTTSAADNSVRPANAHLNEKPFINNLGCGCPGSHAKTIERKTSSFNARTHDTGMHDFENESQLRQWPCQIRLVPVNAPYFDNAHLLIAADCTAYAYANMHRDFMRNKITIIGCPKLDATDYSEKLGEILKNHDIKSITVLRMEVPCCGGLVQAVKQALINSNKMIPWSITIISTDGNIVET